The following coding sequences lie in one Micromonospora sp. R77 genomic window:
- a CDS encoding NAD(P)-dependent alcohol dehydrogenase, producing MMRSFHVDSGAGIAGLAVREHERPTPGPGEVLVAVRAVSLSFRELMILRGTYVLPVRPDVVPVSDGVGVVVARGPGVDRPAEGERVAAAVFPYWRDGPLEPAYLAQLGGSLDGMLTEYAVLPAAALVPVPTHLSDEEAATLPCAAVTAWNALEGVRAGDVVLTLGSGGVSLFAVQFARLLGARVIATTGDPGKAARLAGLGAGDVVDRRTYPEWQLRVRALTDGRGVDRVVDVVGDLDRSLRSVALAGQVACVGFRSGERPAVDSGLLFAAGATVRPIAIGSRAHFVAMNRAIEANGLRPVIARVFPFDEAEAAFRHYESADPFGKVVITVP from the coding sequence ATGATGCGCAGCTTCCACGTCGATTCGGGGGCGGGCATCGCCGGCCTGGCGGTACGGGAACACGAGCGGCCCACGCCCGGGCCGGGCGAGGTGCTGGTGGCGGTCCGCGCGGTCTCGCTGAGCTTCCGGGAGCTGATGATCCTGCGCGGCACCTACGTCCTCCCGGTCCGGCCCGACGTGGTGCCGGTCTCCGACGGCGTGGGCGTGGTGGTGGCCCGGGGACCGGGCGTCGACCGGCCGGCCGAGGGGGAGCGGGTGGCGGCGGCGGTCTTCCCGTACTGGCGGGACGGGCCGTTGGAGCCGGCCTACCTGGCGCAGTTGGGCGGCTCGCTCGACGGCATGCTCACCGAGTACGCCGTCCTGCCGGCGGCGGCGCTCGTGCCCGTCCCGACGCACCTGTCCGACGAGGAGGCGGCGACGCTGCCCTGCGCGGCGGTCACCGCCTGGAACGCGCTGGAAGGGGTACGGGCCGGCGACGTGGTGCTGACCCTCGGGTCGGGCGGGGTGTCGCTGTTCGCCGTGCAGTTCGCGCGGCTGCTCGGTGCCCGTGTGATCGCCACGACGGGCGACCCCGGCAAGGCGGCCCGGTTGGCGGGGCTCGGCGCGGGTGACGTGGTGGACCGGCGGACGTACCCGGAATGGCAGCTTCGGGTGCGGGCGCTGACCGACGGTCGCGGGGTGGACCGGGTGGTGGACGTGGTCGGGGACCTGGACCGGTCGCTGCGGTCGGTGGCGCTGGCGGGGCAGGTGGCCTGCGTCGGGTTCCGCTCGGGTGAGCGCCCGGCGGTCGACTCCGGGCTGCTCTTCGCCGCCGGCGCCACCGTCCGCCCCATCGCGATCGGCAGCCGCGCCCACTTCGTGGCGATGAACCGCGCCATCGAGGCGAACGGGCTGCGCCCCGTGATCGCCCGCGTCTTCCCCTTCGACGAGGCGGAAGCCGCGTTCCGCCACTACGAGTCGGCCGACCCCTTCGGCAAGGTCGTCATCACGGTCCCATGA
- a CDS encoding carboxymuconolactone decarboxylase family protein, whose product MDARFNLFENELAMRFAKRFANAGLVIQQSPLPKATQELVSLRASQINGCGWCIDMHTKDALAEGESAVRLNLVAAWRESTVFTEAEQAALALAEEGTRLADAAPGVSDETWAQVRKHYDDDQVAALVALVALINAANRFAVIVHQKGGSYQPGMFADAFN is encoded by the coding sequence ATGGACGCCCGATTCAACCTCTTCGAGAACGAGCTGGCCATGAGGTTCGCCAAGCGGTTCGCCAACGCCGGCCTGGTGATCCAGCAGTCGCCGCTGCCCAAGGCCACCCAGGAGTTGGTGTCGCTGCGGGCCAGCCAGATCAACGGCTGCGGCTGGTGCATCGACATGCACACCAAGGATGCCCTGGCCGAGGGCGAGAGCGCGGTACGCCTCAACCTCGTCGCGGCCTGGCGCGAGTCGACCGTCTTCACCGAGGCGGAGCAGGCCGCGCTGGCGCTCGCCGAGGAGGGCACCCGACTCGCCGACGCCGCCCCGGGCGTCTCCGACGAGACGTGGGCCCAGGTCCGCAAGCACTACGACGACGACCAGGTCGCCGCGTTGGTTGCGCTGGTCGCCCTGATCAACGCGGCCAACCGGTTCGCCGTGATCGTGCACCAGAAGGGCGGCTCCTACCAGCCCGGCATGTTCGCCGACGCCTTCAACTGA